The following proteins are encoded in a genomic region of bacterium:
- a CDS encoding IS1595 family transposase produces MSTQKTPQTLLEMIALYSDPKVCHDAMVRFRWPDGVECPHCGSTTVWFTEKRLRWQCKDCGKQFTVKVGTIFEDSALPLGKWLPAVWLIANCKNGISSCELARSIGVTQKTAWFMLHRIRTAMAEGTFEKMDGTVEADETFIGGLEKNKHNDKKLRQGRGSVGKTIVMGVLQRSDTESEVSRVLANIIPNVSGNTLRAEITKAVEKFTRVYTDAWKGYNGLSTEYLHQFIDHTIAYAIGQVHTNGLENFWSLLKRALKGTYVSVEPFHLKRYIDEQVFRFNNRGETDAERFVEVLESVDGKRLTYDELTESYKEYYDAIFP; encoded by the coding sequence ATGAGCACACAGAAGACTCCGCAAACCTTGTTGGAAATGATCGCGCTTTACTCAGACCCGAAAGTCTGCCATGATGCGATGGTTCGCTTCCGCTGGCCAGATGGTGTTGAATGCCCGCATTGTGGTTCAACAACTGTTTGGTTCACCGAAAAGCGCCTCCGTTGGCAATGCAAAGACTGTGGCAAGCAGTTTACGGTCAAGGTCGGCACTATCTTTGAGGATAGCGCATTACCTCTCGGTAAATGGCTGCCTGCCGTTTGGCTAATTGCCAATTGCAAAAACGGTATAAGCTCGTGCGAACTGGCAAGGTCTATAGGTGTTACACAAAAGACCGCCTGGTTCATGCTTCATCGTATCCGAACAGCTATGGCCGAAGGCACTTTCGAGAAGATGGATGGCACTGTGGAAGCCGATGAAACATTCATAGGCGGACTGGAAAAGAACAAACACAATGACAAGAAACTTCGCCAAGGTCGCGGTTCTGTTGGCAAAACTATAGTTATGGGCGTCCTCCAGCGAAGCGACACTGAATCAGAAGTGTCAAGAGTTCTTGCCAATATCATTCCCAATGTATCGGGCAATACGCTACGTGCTGAGATAACCAAGGCTGTCGAGAAATTCACCAGGGTCTATACCGATGCTTGGAAAGGATACAACGGGCTTTCCACTGAATATCTGCATCAGTTTATTGACCACACCATCGCTTACGCTATCGGACAAGTCCATACAAACGGACTGGAAAACTTCTGGTCATTGCTCAAGCGTGCCTTGAAAGGGACATACGTTTCAGTGGAACCATTCCACCTAAAGCGATACATTGATGAGCAGGTATTTCGATTCAACAATCGCGGTGAAACTGACGCTGAGCGGTTTGTTGAAGTGCTGGAATCAGTTGACGGAAAAAGGCTCACATATGATGAACTTACGGAGTCATACAAAGAGTATTACGACGCTATCTTTCCGTGA
- a CDS encoding PEP-CTERM sorting domain-containing protein: MSIRKTITSIIVIWLLSISTAAFAFSPYAAELVSYSSDLTGSSLYNDPSAVLGQAATKFANGSMSSIRRTKLVEPAWYKGPSGEKLITTINAGQYVEVKFDHQVMDDPLNPYGIDFLVFGNSFFVGSGSVSDSTNMNTYTLTGGIFAENMKISVSQDGTDWYTYDDGPYGDSIFPTNAYLWDSDNACWTDTESDYTKPVDPSLTASDFAGKTAAEAIALYDGSAGGTGFDLAESGLDWIQYIKVEGVSGFSGGEIDGFSDVAAVPEPGSMLALTCGLIGMSGFILRRRK; the protein is encoded by the coding sequence ATGTCAATCAGAAAAACAATCACTTCAATAATAGTCATATGGCTATTGTCTATAAGCACTGCAGCGTTCGCGTTCAGTCCATATGCCGCTGAACTTGTGAGCTATTCTTCAGACTTGACCGGATCAAGTCTTTATAATGATCCGAGCGCAGTTCTCGGGCAGGCGGCTACGAAATTCGCCAATGGATCAATGTCCAGCATACGCCGCACGAAGCTGGTGGAACCGGCATGGTATAAAGGACCCAGTGGAGAAAAGCTCATCACGACCATCAACGCAGGTCAGTATGTGGAGGTCAAATTCGATCATCAGGTAATGGACGATCCGCTCAATCCATACGGGATCGATTTCCTTGTATTCGGCAACTCATTTTTTGTCGGCAGTGGGAGCGTTTCTGACTCGACCAATATGAACACCTATACTCTCACAGGCGGTATATTCGCCGAGAATATGAAGATATCTGTCAGCCAGGACGGAACCGACTGGTACACATACGATGACGGACCATATGGAGACAGCATATTTCCCACAAACGCCTATCTCTGGGACAGCGACAATGCCTGCTGGACAGACACAGAATCGGATTATACGAAACCCGTTGACCCAAGTCTGACCGCATCCGATTTCGCAGGCAAGACTGCTGCCGAAGCTATAGCACTATATGACGGCTCAGCGGGCGGCACAGGCTTTGATCTTGCCGAGTCCGGCCTTGACTGGATTCAATATATCAAAGTCGAGGGCGTGTCCGGCTTCAGCGGTGGGGAGATAGACGGTTTCTCGGACGTCGCAGCCGTACCGGAGCCGGGGTCAATGCTTGCTCTGACATGCGGATTGATCGGCATGAGTGGATTTATCTTGCGCAGGCGAAAGTAA